The nucleotide window TGTGATGCGATTAACATGTCTAAAAGGATTGCTCAGGAATTAGGATTGGGAATTGGAATTTCAAGCGGTGCAAACTTCTTGGCAAGTGTAATCATGGACAATGATGACTTGAAGATTGCAACAGTCTTCCCAGATGACAACAAGAAGTACATAACAACCAAATTGTCTGAACCTATTGATGAAAATCCTGAATTGATTTCCAACCATATCAAACTCATCGGTTTTGAAGTTATTTAACTAAACATATTCAATTTTACAAAATTTCATAGAAAAGGGGAATTTCATGTTTTTAACTAAAGAAGAAGAAAGGATGGCTAGTGGGGAATATGGAGAAACCATTAGAAAAAGTATGGATATCTTAATTGCATTGGGAGACATTTACGGTGCAGAGAAATTCGTAGACATCAAGTCTGCTCAAGTGTCTGGAGTATCCTATAAGACTATAGGCCAAGCAGGTCTTGAATATCTTGAAGACTTGGCTAGAACTGCTGAAATCATTTACAATGAAAATGGTACAATAAGCGATAAAAGTGGAATTGCAACAATATCTGCAACTCTTAACCCTGCAGGAACTGATCTGGATAACTGGGAAGATTTCGGTTTTCCTCCAGAGTTCGCTAAAAAGCAAGTGGATATCTGCAATGCTTATGGAGCGCTTGGAATAAGCACTACCTGTACATGCACTCCTTATTTGATTGGAAACGTTCCACGATTTGGTGACCATGTTTCCTGGTCTGAATCCTCTGCAGTTGCTTATGTAAACTCTGTAATAGGTGCAAGAACCAATCGTGAAGGAGGTCCTGGAGCATTGGCTGCAGCTATTGTAGGAAAGACTCCTTTATACGGATTCCATTTGGGTGAAAACAGAACCGCTGATTTGATTGTGGATGTTGAATGTGAACTTGAAAGGGCTGATTTCGGTGCTTTAGGTTATGCAGTGGGCCAAGTTGTTAAGGATGGAGTTCCTTACTTTAAAATGCAAAACAAGCCTTACAAGATAGAAAACGGTAATCTGAAAGCTCTTGGTGCAGCGCTTGCATCTTCTGGTGCAGTGGCTTTATACCATGTTGAAGACATCACTCCAGAGTACAAGTTTGCTGACATTGGTAATGTTGAAGACAAAATAACCATTGCTAAAGATGACATTATCGAAACAAGAGAAAAACTTAGCAGTGCAGAAGGTTATGCAGACCTTGTATGCTTAGGTTGCCCTCATGCTTCCCTAGAGGAAGTTAAGGAAGTTGCAGAAATAGTCAAAGGCAAGAAGATAAAAAACGAGCTTTGGGTTTGCACCTCAATCAACATAAAGGAAGCTGCTAAACGTTTAGGCTATCTTGATGCCATTGAGAATGCAGGAGGTAAGATCTGCTGTGATACCTGTATGGTAGTTGCTCCAATAGAGCAAATGGGCTATGAAGTCATTGGAGTGAATTCTGCTAAAGCAGCTAATTATGTCCCTTCAATGTGTGGATTAAAGGTTATCTACAATGACATTGAGAACCTATTGGATTTTGATTAAATCTATTTTTTCTTCTTTTTTTTCTTATTTTTCATTGAGAACCTATTGGATTTTGATTAAATCTATTTTTTCTTCTTTTTTTTCTTATTTTTCAATCTATTTTTATTTTTATTTTTAATTTCGTTCATAACTATTTTTTTATTATTTTATCCTATTTTGCTTGATTTTTTAATAAAATTTAACTATACAAAAATCCATTTCCCCATTTTTTTAATAAACTTTAAGTTATATAAGAATAATAAATAATATCATATAAATTTATGAATCATTAACTAGGTCATATTTTTGACAAAATGATTTATGATTGAAAAAAATTATTTAAAATTCTAATAAAATTACATAAACCTTCAAGGAGTGTTAATTAATGAATGTTATTGTTGTAGGAGCAGGAAATGCAGGTCGTCCTGTTGCAAGATTATTAAACTATGCTGGCCACACGGTAAAGATAACCGATCCAAAGAGAATTGAAGACTTCCACATGGATGTTCAAAAGACTTTAAGACTTATGGAAAGTGAAGGAGTTGAATTA belongs to Methanobrevibacter ruminantium and includes:
- a CDS encoding aconitase X catalytic domain-containing protein, coding for MFLTKEEERMASGEYGETIRKSMDILIALGDIYGAEKFVDIKSAQVSGVSYKTIGQAGLEYLEDLARTAEIIYNENGTISDKSGIATISATLNPAGTDLDNWEDFGFPPEFAKKQVDICNAYGALGISTTCTCTPYLIGNVPRFGDHVSWSESSAVAYVNSVIGARTNREGGPGALAAAIVGKTPLYGFHLGENRTADLIVDVECELERADFGALGYAVGQVVKDGVPYFKMQNKPYKIENGNLKALGAALASSGAVALYHVEDITPEYKFADIGNVEDKITIAKDDIIETREKLSSAEGYADLVCLGCPHASLEEVKEVAEIVKGKKIKNELWVCTSINIKEAAKRLGYLDAIENAGGKICCDTCMVVAPIEQMGYEVIGVNSAKAANYVPSMCGLKVIYNDIENLLDFD